From the Ciona intestinalis chromosome 2, KH, whole genome shotgun sequence genome, one window contains:
- the amt-1 gene encoding ammonium transporter 1 isoform X1 produces the protein MNENEAMQLELLRKQMAILQENLDQFFMIINGMFIFFMQCGFAFLEAGSVRSSNTVNILMKNTLDVFVGSLSFFAFGYPFAYGRPGNSFIGHNNFFGANVQYFEKSVIANNQTLGGYETSSSYFANFFFQYVFAATAATVVSGAVAERADFSCYIIYSFTITGFIYPVGAHWVWSPDGWLNTGAGTGLSMQDYAGSCVVHVCGGMAALAGAKILGPRLGRFSDDGLDKPIPGHSVPLVSLGAFILLVGFLCFNGGSIQRISKNGDGLEVSLSVTNTILSGSAAGLSSMLTHRVHSMVKGKGKYWSLLMTTNGGLTGMVASCAGCNDIAPWAALLTGSVAGVVFVFARQFVLWLKIDDPLDAISVHLFGGTVGTLAAPILAIRGQTINGVSVGGPIYGGGVDAWRGVGWSLVGLFSIGLWSGLCCFTLFTTLDMVGLMRIPKSVEESGIDMQKHGEHAYPETFVRIIDDRPETPRKNKVVKRNVASALVDKSLPAITTSAWDGQHPSEAGSSTNGCIEDPTRLSPSTAYNRK, from the exons ATGAACGAAAACGAAGCAATGCAGCTTGAATTGCTAAGAAAGCAAATGGCAATCTTGCAGGAAAACTTGGACCAGTTCTTCATGATAATAAACG GCATGTTCATATTCTTCATGCAATGTGGGTTCGCTTTTCTGGAAGCAGGATCAGTAAGAAGTAGTAACACAGTCAATATTCTTATGAAGAACACACTTGACGTTTTCGTTGGTTCTTTATCATTTTTCGCGTTCGGTTATCCATTTGCATATGGTCGTCCGGGCAACTCGTTCATCGGCCACAACAACTTTTTCGGGGCAAATGTGCAATACTTTGAGAAATCG GTCATAGCAAACAACCAAACTTTGGGCGGATATGAAACCAGTAGTTCGtattttgcaaacttttttttccaatatGTGTTTGCGGCCACTGCAGCGACTGTGGTATCGGGCGCTGTGGCGGAAAGGGCCGACTTCTCATGTTATATAATCTACAGCTTCACTATTACAG gGTTTATATATCCAGTAGGTGCGCACTGGGTTTGGTCGCCCGATGGATGGCTTAATACAGGAGCAGGTACTGGGTTAAGCATGCAGGACTACGCTGGTAGTTGTGTGGTTCATGTATGTGGAGGCATGGCTGCTTTAGCCGGAGCAAAAATACTCGGTCCGAGGCTAGGAAG GTTTTCCGATGATGGTTTAGATAAACCAATACCTGGACACAGCGTACCTCTCGTATCACTAGGGGCATTCATTCTATTAGTTGGTTTCTTATGTTTTAATGGTGGCTCTATTCAACGCATATCCA AGAACGGAGATGGCCTTGAAGTATCACTGTCTGTAACTAATACAATACTGAGTGGCTCCGCTGCAGGTCTATCGTCTATGTTAACGCATCGAGTACACAGTATGGTGAAAGGGAAGGGGAAGTATTGGTCTTTACTAATGACTACCAACGGTGGATTGACTG GCATGGTGGCGTCGTGTGCTGGCTGTAACGACATTGCTCCTTGGGCTGCACTGCTCACCGGATCTGTGGCTGGGGTGGTTTTTGTGTTCGCTCGACAATTTGTTCTATGGTTGAAGATAGACGACCCACTGGATGCGATTTCCGTTCATTTGTTTGGAG GAACTGTCGGGACACTTGCGGCTCCAATTCTCGCTATTCGTGGTCAAACAATTAACGGGGTTTCGGTGGGAGGTCCAATATACGGAGGTGGTGTGGACGCATGGAGGGGGGTTGGGTGGAGCTTGGTTGGCTTGTTCTCTATTGGGTTGTGGTCGG GGTTGTGCTGTTTCACGTTATTCACGACGTTGGACATGGTGGGTTTAATGAGAATTCCAAAATCGGTTGAAGAAAGTGGGATCGATATGCAGAAGCATGGGGAGCATGCTTATCCGGAAACATTTGTGAG AATCATAGACGACAGACCAGAAACTCCACGGAAAAACAAAGTGGTCAAACGGAATGTGGCATCTGCGCTCGTTGATAAATCCCTGCCAGCGATCACCACGTCAGCATGGGATGGTCAACATCCATCTGAAGCAGGCTCCTCCACAAACGGATGTATAGAAGATCCAACAAGGTTATCACCAAGCACCGCGTACAATCGCAAATAG
- the amt-1 gene encoding ammonium transporter 1 (The RefSeq protein has 2 substitutions compared to this genomic sequence): MFIFFMQCGFAFLEAGSVRSSNTVNILMKNTLDVFVGSLSFFAFGYPFAYGRPGNSFIGHNNFFGANVQYFEKSVIANNQTLGGYETSSSYFANFFFQYVFAATAATVVSGAVAERADFSCYIIYSFTITGFIYPVGAHWVWSPDGWLNTGAGTGLSMQDYAGSCVVHVCGGMAALAGAKILGPRLGRFSDDGLDKPIPGHSVPLVSLGAFILLVGFLCFNGASIQRISKNGDGLEVSLSVTNTILSGSAAGLSSMLTHRVHSMVKGKGKYWSLLMTINGGLTGMVASCAGCNDIAPWAALLTGSVAGVVFVFARQFVLWLKIDDPLDAISVHLFGGTVGTLAAPILAIRGQTINGVSVGGPIYGGGVDAWRGVGWSLVGLFSIGLWSGLCCFTLFTTLDMVGLMRIPKSVEESGIDMQKHGEHAYPETFVRIIDDRPETPRKNKVVKRNVASALVDKSLPAITTSAWDGQHPSEAGSSTNGCIEDPTRLSPSTAYNRK; the protein is encoded by the exons ATGTTCATATTCTTCATGCAATGTGGGTTCGCTTTTCTGGAAGCAGGATCAGTAAGAAGTAGTAACACAGTCAATATTCTTATGAAGAACACACTTGACGTTTTCGTTGGTTCTTTATCATTTTTCGCGTTCGGTTATCCATTTGCATATGGTCGTCCGGGCAACTCGTTCATCGGCCACAACAACTTTTTCGGGGCAAATGTGCAATACTTTGAGAAATCG GTCATAGCAAACAACCAAACTTTGGGCGGATATGAAACCAGTAGTTCGtattttgcaaacttttttttccaatatGTGTTTGCGGCCACTGCAGCGACTGTGGTATCGGGCGCTGTGGCGGAAAGGGCCGACTTCTCATGTTATATAATCTACAGCTTCACTATTACAG gGTTTATATATCCAGTAGGTGCGCACTGGGTTTGGTCGCCCGATGGATGGCTTAATACAGGAGCAGGTACTGGGTTAAGCATGCAGGACTACGCTGGTAGTTGTGTGGTTCATGTATGTGGAGGCATGGCTGCTTTAGCCGGAGCAAAAATACTCGGTCCGAGGCTAGGAAG GTTTTCCGATGATGGTTTAGATAAACCAATACCTGGACACAGCGTACCTCTCGTATCACTAGGGGCATTCATTCTATTAGTTGGTTTCTTATGTTTTAATGGTGGCTCTATTCAACGCATATCCA AGAACGGAGATGGCCTTGAAGTATCACTGTCTGTAACTAATACAATACTGAGTGGCTCCGCTGCAGGTCTATCGTCTATGTTAACGCATCGAGTACACAGTATGGTGAAAGGGAAGGGGAAGTATTGGTCTTTACTAATGACTACCAACGGTGGATTGACTG GCATGGTGGCGTCGTGTGCTGGCTGTAACGACATTGCTCCTTGGGCTGCACTGCTCACCGGATCTGTGGCTGGGGTGGTTTTTGTGTTCGCTCGACAATTTGTTCTATGGTTGAAGATAGACGACCCACTGGATGCGATTTCCGTTCATTTGTTTGGAG GAACTGTCGGGACACTTGCGGCTCCAATTCTCGCTATTCGTGGTCAAACAATTAACGGGGTTTCGGTGGGAGGTCCAATATACGGAGGTGGTGTGGACGCATGGAGGGGGGTTGGGTGGAGCTTGGTTGGCTTGTTCTCTATTGGGTTGTGGTCGG GGTTGTGCTGTTTCACGTTATTCACGACGTTGGACATGGTGGGTTTAATGAGAATTCCAAAATCGGTTGAAGAAAGTGGGATCGATATGCAGAAGCATGGGGAGCATGCTTATCCGGAAACATTTGTGAG AATCATAGACGACAGACCAGAAACTCCACGGAAAAACAAAGTGGTCAAACGGAATGTGGCATCTGCGCTCGTTGATAAATCCCTGCCAGCGATCACCACGTCAGCATGGGATGGTCAACATCCATCTGAAGCAGGCTCCTCCACAAACGGATGTATAGAAGATCCAACAAGGTTATCACCAAGCACCGCGTACAATCGCAAATAG
- the LOC100177976 gene encoding organic cation transporter protein-like, with the protein MIDFDLVLKEIGYFGRYQLFLICAALWSMVPIACNLSGVVFLAYQAEHRCSVQGLDQIIEESNTSNQLKQLFIPKIDNSYSKCERFVYEFNGGQSNESFTERIKCSNRTKECLNATISAITNATKTADDCNGHYYYDRSVFKETITTEWNLVCQRESLSSLSTAIFCLGMLLGSVVGGNIADRYGRIRTMAVATALNAIVASCCSLSPNFLSFIIMRFIVGGSSIATLVAMSVYTVEIVGAPYRAMVGLQLGVWSGFGYMTLSILGYFFRHWRTLELSLGLLFLPFLFIAPFMPESPRLLFTQGKVDCAKEVCRKMAKRNGRTLNENVWERAEIDDCEKKHEDFSPLMLCMKPRMVLLLVVMTFQWFINSLVFFCLSFNVGSWAGNPFLNNALSGLVESIACILVVPFIHKFGRAKTVVIALVISGSLLIINEVLKFAFKDSTGIGTAEVVILLIAKFTISGSFNMLFLYTAELYPTHIRNTALGVTSAGARMASIIAPFLLQTQSKVPWILPVVLGLVCFLSAVMASRCPETNGMSMLCTMADAQHFYKMHRKMSKEYKLALNNNNKKKFVMPVDGVPKSAPLITEEISI; encoded by the exons ATGATTGACTTTGATTTGGTACTGAAAGAGATTGGATATTTTGGAAGATACCAACTGTTTCTCATCTGCGCTGCTCTGTGGTCCATGGTACCTATTGCATGCAATCTGTCCGGCGTCGTTTTTCTcg CTTATCAAGCAGAACATCGCTGTTCCGTGCAAGGTTTGGATCAAATTATCGAAGAATCAAACACAAGTAATCAGCtgaaacaacttttcattccaAAAATAGACAAT AGTTACAGCAAATGCGAAAGATTCGTTTACGAGTTCAACGGTGGCCAATCGAATGAAAGTTTCACGGAAAGAATCAAATGTAGCAACCGTACAAAGGAATGTCTCAATGCAACCATATCTGCTATTACTAATGCGACAAAAACTGCTGACGACTGCAATGGCCATTATTATTACGATCGAAGTGTTTTCAAGGAAACTATTACAACAGAG tggAATCTGGTGTGTCAGAGAGAAAGTCTCAGTTCACTGTCAACAGCCATCTTCTGCCTTGGGATGTTGTTGGGTTCAGTGGTGGGGGGAAACATCGCCGACCG ATACGGTCGTATCAGGACAATGGCAGTAGCTACAGCATTGAACGCAATAGTGGCAAGTTGCTGCTCCTTAAGTCCGAATTTCCTCAGTTTCATCATAATGCGCTTTATTGTGGGTGGATCTTCAATCGCAACGTTGGTCGCTATGTCCGTTTATA CTGTAGAAATAGTCGGCGCACCGTACCGTGCTATGGTCGGGTTGCAACTTGGTGTGTGGTCCGGGTTTGGCTACATGACGCTTTCCATTTTGGGATATTTTTTCCGACATTGGAGGACCTTGGAACTTTCCCTTGGCTTGTTGTTCTTGCCTTTCTTATTTATCGCACCCTTCATGCCAGAATCACCGAG GTTGCTGTTCACACAAGGAAAAGTTGACTGTGCAAAGGAAGTATGCAGGAAAATGGCGAAGAGAAACGGCAGAACACTGAATGAAAACGTTTGGGAACGCGCAGAGATAGACGACTGCGAGAAG AAACATGAGGATTTCTCACCACTGATGTTGTGCATGAAGCCGCGAATGGTTCTACTGCTTGTGGTGATGACGTTTCAATGGTTCATAAATAG CCTTGTGTTCTTCTGTTTATCTTTCAACGTTGGAAGCTGGGCAGGAAATCCTTTTCTTAACAACGCGCTGAGTGGATTGGTTGAATCTATTGCTTGTATTCTTGTTGTTCCATTCATCCACAAGTTCGGGCGAGCAAAAACTGTTGTTATAGCGCTGGTGATATCTGGCAGTCTACTGATTATCAATGAAGTGTTGAAGTTTGCATTCAAAGACAGTACAG GTATTGGCACAGCTGAAGTGGTTATTCTGCTGATTGCAAAATTCACAATCAGCGGTTCGTTTAACATGTTGTTTCTCTATACTGCCGAACTATATCCTACGCACATCCG AAACACAGCCCTTGGTGTGACGTCAGCTGGTGCGAGAATGGCAAGCATTATCGCGCCTTTTCTGCTTCAAACTCAAAGCAAAGTACCTTGGATTTTGCCG GTTGTTTTAGGTTTGGTGTGCTTTCTTTCCGCTGTGATGGCTTCCAGATGCCCAGAGACGAACGGAATGTCAATGCTTTGTACAATGGCAGATGCTCAGCATTTCTATAAAATGCACAGGAAAATGAGCAAAGAATATAAACTAGC GcttaacaacaataacaaaaagaaGTTTGTCATGCCGGTTGATGGCGTTCCGAAGTCAGCACCGCTAATAACTGAAgaaatttcaatttaa